The following coding sequences lie in one Sinorhizobium fredii USDA 257 genomic window:
- a CDS encoding DUF2585 domain-containing protein gives MTIAAGTEDHRQRIWIWLLACLGVVAIQILTQHLMGRLWICECGYVKLWEGVVNSSGNSQHIADWYTPSHIIHGILFYGLGYLVLRGKPLSARLLLATMIESAWEIAENTPMVINRYRSATISLDYFGDSILNSTMDTLAMAAGFLIASRLPVAVTVVIAIALELFTGWLIRDNLTLNVLMLVWPLDAIKAWQAGL, from the coding sequence GTGACGATCGCCGCCGGTACCGAGGATCACAGACAGCGCATTTGGATCTGGCTGCTCGCCTGCCTCGGCGTCGTCGCGATCCAGATCCTGACGCAGCATCTGATGGGACGGCTGTGGATCTGCGAATGCGGCTACGTGAAATTATGGGAGGGCGTCGTCAATTCCAGCGGCAACTCCCAGCATATTGCCGACTGGTATACGCCGTCCCACATCATCCACGGCATTCTCTTCTACGGCCTCGGCTATCTCGTGCTGCGCGGCAAGCCTTTGAGCGCCCGTCTGCTGCTCGCGACCATGATCGAGTCTGCCTGGGAGATTGCCGAGAACACGCCGATGGTGATCAACCGCTATCGCTCCGCGACGATCTCGCTCGACTATTTCGGCGACAGCATTCTGAATTCCACCATGGACACGCTCGCCATGGCAGCGGGCTTCCTCATAGCATCGCGGCTGCCTGTGGCGGTAACCGTGGTGATCGCCATCGCCCTCGAACTCTTCACCGGCTGGCTGATCCGCGACAACCTGACACTCAACGTGCTGATGCTCGTCTGGCCGCTCGATGCAATTAAGGCGTGGCAGGCGGGACTTTAG